One genomic segment of Pseudomonadota bacterium includes these proteins:
- a CDS encoding GyrI-like domain-containing protein: MKIAIVERRPVRVFFLRYTGPFGEPLGKFWRGVVSPWLADHGLLDCPRYGVAVDNPMDTAPEKCRYDACVEVPEGLRLPDAQQTTIPGGRYAVTFFKGTGAEIGAAWGRFAGACSASHSVDLQRLPFEHYPRGAAFDSRTGVFACELCIPVSS; the protein is encoded by the coding sequence ATGAAGATCGCCATCGTCGAACGCCGGCCGGTCAGGGTTTTCTTCCTGCGGTACACGGGACCTTTCGGCGAACCGCTCGGAAAGTTCTGGCGCGGTGTCGTGTCGCCGTGGCTGGCCGATCACGGCCTGCTCGACTGCCCGCGGTATGGCGTTGCCGTCGACAATCCGATGGATACGGCGCCCGAGAAGTGCCGTTACGACGCCTGCGTCGAAGTACCCGAAGGCTTGCGCCTGCCGGACGCCCAACAGACGACCATCCCCGGCGGGCGTTACGCGGTCACTTTCTTCAAAGGCACGGGCGCGGAAATTGGCGCCGCCTGGGGCCGTTTTGCCGGCGCGTGTTCTGCGAGTCATTCGGTCGACCTGCAACGGCTGCCGTTCGAGCACTACCCGCGCGGCGCGGCTTTCGACTCGCGGACCGGCGTATTCGCCTGCGAGCTGTGTATTCCGGTGAGTAGCTAG
- a CDS encoding GNAT family N-acetyltransferase, translating into MQDNSARITLAIEGPDIAACFPVMSELRPHLKADEFVPRILHLMNTTAFELARLDDGGIQAAAGFRVSEWLHAGKYLEIEDLVVASGARSRGYGGELFDWLLAQAASRSCHQLRLLSGVKRTDAHRFYLRKGMVIEAHYFSMSVPA; encoded by the coding sequence ATGCAAGACAATTCCGCGAGGATCACGCTCGCAATCGAAGGCCCCGACATCGCGGCATGTTTTCCGGTCATGTCGGAGCTGCGGCCACATCTCAAGGCCGACGAATTCGTGCCCCGGATCCTGCACCTAATGAACACCACGGCCTTCGAGCTCGCCCGCCTCGATGATGGTGGCATCCAGGCCGCCGCGGGCTTCCGCGTCTCGGAATGGTTGCACGCGGGAAAATACCTCGAGATTGAAGATCTCGTGGTCGCGAGCGGCGCTCGCTCGCGGGGATATGGTGGTGAGCTGTTCGACTGGCTGCTCGCGCAGGCGGCGAGCCGCTCGTGCCACCAACTGCGACTACTGTCGGGCGTCAAGCGAACCGATGCGCATCGCTTCTACTTGCGCAAGGGAATGGTCATCGAGGCGCACTACTTTTCGATGAGCGTTCCGGCGTGA
- a CDS encoding DUF1697 domain-containing protein translates to MPRYVALFRGINVGKAKRIAMGDLRVLLAKLGFTEIQTLLNSGNAVFTGAKEAPEKLAVRLRAAVLKKLGVDALVIVKTAEDVTGAMSGNVLEKIATDPSKLLVAMTNDGKALAALKSLAKTEWGAEKVHVGKHAAYVWCANGILESKAAVALLKNLEEKGTTRNWATLGKIHVLMAGAAK, encoded by the coding sequence ATGCCGCGCTACGTCGCCCTGTTCCGCGGCATCAATGTCGGCAAGGCCAAACGCATTGCCATGGGTGATCTGCGCGTACTGCTGGCAAAGCTCGGCTTCACCGAAATCCAGACGCTGCTCAACAGCGGCAACGCGGTTTTTACGGGCGCAAAGGAGGCACCGGAGAAACTCGCGGTCCGGCTGCGCGCTGCCGTGCTGAAGAAGCTCGGCGTCGACGCGCTGGTCATCGTCAAGACAGCCGAGGACGTGACGGGCGCCATGTCCGGCAACGTGCTCGAAAAGATCGCCACCGACCCCTCGAAGCTGCTGGTCGCGATGACGAACGACGGCAAGGCGTTGGCGGCACTGAAATCGCTGGCGAAGACGGAGTGGGGTGCCGAGAAGGTCCACGTCGGCAAACACGCGGCCTACGTGTGGTGTGCGAACGGCATCCTCGAGAGCAAGGCGGCGGTCGCGCTGCTCAAGAATCTCGAAGAGAAGGGAACCACGCGCAACTGGGCCACGCTCGGGAAAATCCATGTCTTGATGGCGGGAGCCGCGAAATGA
- a CDS encoding YkgJ family cysteine cluster protein translates to MSPLPAGDFSAWLRAMRNALAGTEGMDVACGDCRGCCTSSYFIKIRPHETEARRLIGEDCLEPAPNSPPGTMLMGYDAQGHCAMFRGGNCSIYRDRPETCRTYDCRVFAAAGTTPGDEKPAISERVARWRFEYPDETDRAEHRAVTATANFIRRYPIQFPGGRVPSRPSEIAVLAVKAYQVFLQSTGADAETAAAIVNACRMFDQQGV, encoded by the coding sequence TTGAGTCCATTGCCCGCGGGCGATTTTTCCGCGTGGCTGCGCGCGATGCGCAACGCGCTGGCGGGTACCGAGGGCATGGACGTCGCCTGTGGCGATTGCCGCGGCTGCTGTACATCTTCCTATTTCATAAAAATCCGTCCGCACGAAACCGAGGCGCGCCGGCTCATTGGCGAAGACTGCCTCGAGCCCGCGCCGAATTCGCCGCCGGGTACGATGCTCATGGGTTATGACGCACAGGGACACTGCGCGATGTTCCGCGGCGGCAACTGCTCTATCTACCGGGACCGACCGGAGACCTGCCGCACCTACGACTGCCGCGTGTTTGCCGCCGCCGGCACGACACCGGGCGACGAGAAGCCGGCGATCAGCGAACGTGTGGCGCGCTGGCGTTTCGAATATCCGGACGAGACCGACCGCGCCGAACATCGCGCGGTGACCGCAACGGCCAACTTCATCCGCCGCTATCCCATACAATTCCCCGGCGGGCGCGTGCCCTCGCGGCCCAGCGAAATCGCTGTGCTCGCCGTGAAGGCGTACCAAGTGTTCCTGCAGTCGACAGGCGCGGACGCCGAGACGGCCGCGGCAATCGTCAACGCCTGTCGCATGTTCGATCAGCAAGGGGTTTGA
- a CDS encoding 2'-5' RNA ligase family protein — translation MPETALITRVPEAEPYISRYRDRYDPSARRNVPAHVTILYPFMAPALVTDEVRARLRKVAAAVPRFDYRIARTERFPVALYLAPDPDRPYSALIDGVFAEFPDYPPFEGKFDTIVPHITVAHGDEPLLCEIEVELRIALPGAGVAARCTELVLIENSSGRWEQMDVFPLGASK, via the coding sequence ATGCCCGAAACCGCGCTGATCACCCGCGTCCCCGAGGCGGAGCCGTATATCTCGCGCTATCGCGATCGTTACGACCCGTCGGCGCGGCGCAACGTGCCTGCGCACGTGACCATCCTGTATCCGTTCATGGCGCCTGCGCTGGTGACCGACGAAGTACGCGCGCGGCTGCGCAAGGTTGCGGCGGCTGTGCCGCGCTTCGACTACCGCATTGCGCGCACGGAACGTTTTCCCGTCGCGTTGTATCTCGCGCCCGATCCGGACCGGCCGTATTCCGCGCTGATCGATGGGGTATTTGCCGAGTTCCCGGACTATCCACCGTTCGAGGGGAAGTTCGACACCATCGTGCCGCACATCACCGTCGCGCATGGCGATGAGCCGTTGCTGTGCGAGATCGAAGTGGAGCTGCGCATCGCACTGCCGGGCGCCGGCGTCGCGGCGCGCTGTACCGAGCTCGTGCTGATCGAGAATTCGAGCGGCCGCTGGGAGCAGATGGATGTATTCCCGCTCGGAGCATCGAAGTAG
- the glmS gene encoding glutamine--fructose-6-phosphate transaminase (isomerizing), which produces MCGIVGAIAERNVVPILMEGLRRLEYRGYDSAGIAVLNGTQHLKRLRTVGKVKMLQEAIDADPTHGQVGIAHTRWATHGVPSERNAHPHVSNDGLAIVHNGIIENHEELREDLKKLGYKFTSETDTEVIAHRVHHHLASQKDLFKAVRATVAELEGAYALAVVSESEPERIILAREGCPVVIGLGVDENFVASDVAALLPVTRRFMFLEEGDVADIRRTSVKVLNKNGDSAERPIRESELSADAAEKGQYRHFMLKEIHEQPRAVADTLTERVANGRLLEAAFGPTATEIFKRTEQVHIVACGTSFHSGSVARYFIEQICKIPCNVEIASEYRYRNPVVPKNSLFVTISQSGETADTLAALRLAKQAGYLSSLAICNVPESSLVRESELVMLTRAGPEIGVASTKAFTTQLAALSMLVIALAKHRTADAERERNLVQRLIEIPSMIEKTLTLDPVIHELAKRFADKHHTLFLGRGALSAIAMEGALKLKEISYIHAEAYAAGELKHGPLALVDADMPVITVAPNNDLLEKLKSNLQEVRARGGELIVFADPDSGFTSSDGVTVIQMPKHVSYFQAPAVYTVPLQLLAYHVAILKGTDVDQPRNLAKSVTVE; this is translated from the coding sequence ATGTGCGGCATCGTCGGAGCCATCGCTGAGCGCAACGTCGTCCCGATCCTGATGGAAGGGCTGCGCCGGCTCGAATACCGCGGCTACGACTCCGCCGGCATCGCCGTGTTGAACGGCACACAGCACCTCAAACGCCTGCGTACCGTCGGCAAGGTGAAGATGCTGCAGGAGGCGATCGACGCGGACCCGACGCACGGCCAGGTCGGCATCGCACACACCCGCTGGGCCACGCATGGCGTGCCCTCCGAGCGCAACGCGCATCCGCACGTCTCGAATGACGGCCTCGCCATCGTCCACAACGGCATCATCGAAAACCACGAAGAGCTGCGCGAAGACCTCAAGAAGCTCGGCTACAAGTTCACCTCGGAGACGGACACCGAAGTGATCGCGCATCGCGTTCATCATCACCTGGCCTCGCAGAAAGATCTTTTCAAGGCCGTGCGCGCCACGGTGGCGGAGCTCGAGGGCGCCTACGCGCTGGCGGTAGTTAGTGAGTCCGAACCGGAGCGCATCATCCTGGCGCGCGAAGGTTGCCCCGTGGTCATTGGCCTCGGGGTCGACGAAAACTTCGTCGCCTCCGACGTCGCCGCGCTGCTGCCGGTGACGCGCCGCTTCATGTTCCTCGAAGAAGGCGATGTCGCCGACATCCGCCGCACTTCGGTCAAGGTGCTGAACAAGAATGGCGACAGCGCCGAACGTCCGATCCGCGAGAGCGAGTTGTCGGCGGACGCGGCCGAGAAGGGTCAGTACCGGCATTTCATGCTCAAGGAAATCCATGAGCAGCCGCGCGCCGTGGCGGACACGTTGACCGAGCGCGTGGCCAACGGCCGGCTGCTCGAAGCGGCGTTCGGTCCGACCGCGACGGAAATCTTCAAGCGCACAGAGCAGGTCCACATCGTCGCCTGCGGCACGAGTTTCCACTCCGGCTCCGTGGCGCGGTATTTCATCGAGCAGATCTGCAAAATCCCCTGCAACGTCGAGATCGCGAGCGAATACCGTTATCGCAATCCCGTCGTGCCGAAGAATTCGCTGTTCGTGACCATCTCGCAGTCGGGCGAAACCGCAGACACGCTGGCGGCGTTGCGGCTCGCCAAGCAGGCGGGGTATCTCTCATCGCTCGCGATCTGCAACGTGCCCGAAAGCTCGCTGGTGCGCGAGTCGGAACTGGTGATGCTCACGCGCGCCGGTCCCGAGATCGGCGTCGCCTCGACCAAGGCGTTCACGACGCAGCTCGCAGCGCTCAGCATGCTGGTCATCGCGCTGGCGAAACATCGCACCGCCGATGCCGAGCGCGAACGCAATCTCGTGCAGCGGCTCATCGAGATACCCTCGATGATCGAAAAGACGCTGACACTCGATCCGGTAATCCACGAGCTGGCCAAGCGTTTCGCCGACAAACATCACACGCTGTTCCTCGGCCGCGGCGCGTTGTCCGCGATCGCGATGGAAGGCGCGTTGAAGCTCAAGGAAATCTCGTACATCCACGCCGAGGCGTATGCCGCGGGCGAGCTCAAGCACGGTCCGCTGGCGCTGGTGGATGCGGACATGCCAGTCATCACGGTGGCGCCCAACAACGACCTGCTCGAGAAGCTCAAGAGCAACCTGCAGGAAGTGCGCGCGCGCGGTGGCGAGCTGATCGTGTTCGCGGATCCGGATTCCGGCTTCACGTCATCCGACGGCGTGACCGTGATCCAGATGCCCAAACACGTGAGTTACTTCCAGGCGCCGGCGGTGTACACGGTGCCGCTGCAGCTGCTCGCCTATCACGTCGCCATCCTGAAGGGCACCGACGTCGATCAGCCGCGCAACCTCGCGAAGAGCGTCACCGTCGAGTAA
- the glmU gene encoding bifunctional UDP-N-acetylglucosamine diphosphorylase/glucosamine-1-phosphate N-acetyltransferase GlmU translates to MKVAVVILAAGQGKRMKSDLPKVLQPLAGRPLLAHVVSNARELKPSSMHVVYGHGGDAVRSALSTEKLEWSLQAEQLGTGHAVMQAMPDVADDELVLVLYGDVPLIRPATLAQLIASTGPKAMGLVTVMLDDATGYGRIVRDKRGAVQKIVEQKDASKAQLRIREGNSGIMAVPAKLLRKWLGKLKNANAQGEYYLTDIIAMAVKDKIKVVPLIAPSVAEVLGVNDKVQLAELEGLHRAQRARELMLAGATLADPARIDVRGAVTVGRDVFIDANVLFEGNVVLGDRVRVGPNVVLRDVTIGAGSVIHPNSVLEQSVLGEGCIIGPYARVRPGSKLGRDVHVGNFVELKKTSIDDGSKANHLTYLGDAVIGKGVNVGAGTITCNYDGVNKSTTTIEDGAFIGSGNMLVAPVRIGKDATTGAGSTITKDAPDGQLTLTRGRQQTIDGWKRPQKQDKDKSR, encoded by the coding sequence ATGAAAGTCGCCGTCGTCATCCTCGCTGCCGGTCAGGGCAAGCGAATGAAATCCGATCTTCCCAAGGTCCTGCAACCGCTCGCCGGCCGCCCGCTGCTGGCGCATGTTGTTAGCAATGCCCGCGAGCTGAAACCTTCCTCCATGCACGTCGTGTATGGCCACGGCGGCGATGCGGTGCGCAGCGCGCTCAGTACGGAAAAGCTCGAGTGGTCGCTGCAGGCCGAGCAGCTCGGCACAGGTCATGCCGTCATGCAGGCCATGCCCGATGTCGCGGACGACGAGCTGGTGCTGGTGCTGTACGGCGACGTGCCGTTGATCCGCCCCGCGACGCTCGCGCAGCTCATCGCCAGCACCGGCCCGAAAGCCATGGGTCTTGTCACCGTCATGCTCGACGATGCCACGGGCTACGGCCGCATCGTGCGCGACAAGCGCGGTGCCGTGCAGAAGATCGTCGAGCAGAAGGACGCGAGCAAGGCGCAGCTCAGGATCCGCGAAGGCAACAGCGGCATCATGGCCGTGCCGGCCAAACTACTGCGCAAATGGCTGGGCAAACTCAAGAACGCCAACGCACAGGGTGAGTATTATCTGACCGACATCATCGCGATGGCGGTGAAGGACAAGATCAAGGTTGTCCCATTGATCGCGCCGAGCGTTGCCGAAGTGCTCGGCGTCAACGACAAGGTGCAACTGGCCGAGCTCGAAGGCCTGCACCGTGCGCAGCGCGCGCGCGAGCTGATGCTGGCCGGCGCCACGCTGGCCGACCCCGCCCGCATCGATGTCCGCGGCGCCGTCACCGTCGGCCGCGACGTGTTCATCGACGCCAATGTGCTCTTCGAGGGCAACGTGGTGCTCGGCGATCGCGTGCGCGTCGGACCCAATGTCGTGCTGCGCGACGTGACGATCGGCGCCGGCAGCGTGATCCATCCGAATTCCGTGCTGGAACAAAGCGTGCTCGGCGAAGGCTGCATCATCGGCCCGTACGCCCGCGTACGCCCCGGTTCGAAGCTGGGACGCGACGTACACGTTGGAAATTTCGTCGAGCTCAAGAAGACGTCGATCGACGACGGCAGCAAGGCCAACCACCTCACCTATCTGGGTGATGCCGTCATCGGTAAAGGCGTGAACGTGGGTGCGGGCACCATCACCTGCAACTACGACGGCGTGAACAAATCGACCACGACCATCGAAGATGGCGCTTTTATCGGCTCGGGCAACATGCTGGTGGCCCCGGTGCGCATCGGCAAGGATGCCACCACCGGCGCGGGCAGCACGATCACCAAGGATGCGCCGGACGGTCAGCTCACGTTGACCCGCGGACGTCAACAGACCATCGACGGTTGGAAGCGGCCGCAGAAGCAGGACAAGGACAAATCCCGATGA
- a CDS encoding glutathione S-transferase — MLRVLGRVSSINVRKVLWTCAELDLPFERVESDPQLLARNPNAMVPVIQDGNFVLWESNAICRYLAGKHPHAALLPADPQARALVEQWMDWQATDLNTAWRYSFLALARKSPAHTDAAAIARSVDEWNRHMRMLDTHFAHGGQFITGEFFTLADVVLGLTTHRWLHTPLDRPHLDALLGYYQRLSVRPAFRAHVSADVP; from the coding sequence ATGCTGCGGGTGCTGGGACGCGTGTCGTCCATCAACGTGCGCAAGGTGTTGTGGACCTGTGCCGAGCTCGACCTTCCTTTCGAGCGCGTGGAATCGGACCCGCAGCTGCTGGCACGTAATCCCAACGCCATGGTCCCCGTGATCCAGGATGGCAACTTCGTGTTGTGGGAATCGAATGCGATCTGCCGTTATCTCGCGGGCAAACACCCGCACGCGGCATTGTTGCCCGCGGACCCCCAGGCACGCGCGCTGGTCGAGCAGTGGATGGACTGGCAGGCCACCGATCTCAACACCGCCTGGCGCTACAGCTTTCTGGCGCTGGCGCGCAAGAGCCCGGCGCATACCGACGCCGCGGCGATCGCGCGCAGCGTCGACGAATGGAATCGCCACATGCGCATGCTCGACACACATTTCGCGCACGGCGGGCAGTTCATCACCGGCGAGTTCTTCACGCTGGCCGACGTCGTGCTCGGGCTGACGACCCACCGCTGGCTGCACACGCCGCTGGACCGGCCGCATCTCGACGCGTTACTCGGCTACTACCAGCGCCTGTCGGTGCGGCCGGCGTTCCGCGCGCATGTCAGTGCGGACGTACCGTAA
- a CDS encoding DUF2845 domain-containing protein, which translates to MKITAILAVAMGLAPLAASADEPFRCGKWIVTSSMTVSELGAKCGAPTSQDKKVEDVRTRNLNGGMTKVGETITETWTYERGSHAAAMVVTIVDGRIKSIDGKR; encoded by the coding sequence ATGAAAATCACAGCGATTCTCGCGGTGGCGATGGGCCTGGCGCCCCTCGCGGCCTCCGCCGATGAACCGTTCCGCTGCGGCAAGTGGATCGTCACCAGCTCCATGACGGTGTCGGAGCTGGGCGCGAAGTGCGGCGCGCCGACTTCTCAAGACAAGAAGGTCGAAGATGTGCGGACGCGCAACCTCAATGGCGGCATGACGAAGGTCGGCGAGACCATCACCGAAACCTGGACCTATGAGCGCGGCTCCCACGCCGCGGCGATGGTCGTGACCATCGTCGATGGCCGCATCAAGAGCATCGACGGAAAGAGATAA
- a CDS encoding PGDYG domain-containing protein has protein sequence MDRKRQTLSPDGAPLFRSSGRPGYTDEIGGNPQRVVARKLEREVQVRFAQEACTVQTNEGLVHARVGDAILTGINGEHWRVSKARFPDKYRPSTSTEVGADGAYVSLPNRVFAVPMTSGFEVLLADGESKLTGRAGDWLVDYGDGSLGIVSRRVFATTYEVVS, from the coding sequence ATGGACCGGAAGAGGCAAACATTGAGTCCCGATGGCGCACCGTTATTCCGCTCCAGCGGCCGGCCTGGGTACACCGACGAAATTGGTGGCAATCCGCAGCGCGTGGTTGCGCGCAAGCTCGAACGCGAAGTGCAGGTGCGTTTCGCGCAGGAAGCCTGCACCGTGCAGACCAATGAAGGCCTCGTGCATGCGCGGGTCGGAGACGCCATTCTCACCGGCATCAACGGCGAACACTGGCGCGTGTCGAAGGCGCGTTTTCCCGACAAGTACCGGCCTTCCACGTCGACCGAGGTGGGCGCGGACGGCGCATACGTGAGTCTGCCCAACCGCGTGTTCGCGGTGCCGATGACATCGGGCTTCGAAGTGCTGCTGGCCGACGGCGAGTCGAAACTCACCGGGCGCGCCGGGGACTGGCTGGTCGACTACGGCGACGGTAGTCTCGGGATCGTGTCGCGGCGGGTTTTTGCGACGACCTACGAAGTGGTCAGCTGA
- a CDS encoding DUF4386 family protein has protein sequence MILMGGICFIVGALAFVAVFSYLAAKFDYPRVLDGEAADVLPRLRNGGSAMRAVWAIYAFLPLLLIPGALAATLALPASPGAMTLALIFACLGSFAMCLGLMRWPSMHWALAGAYAESGDEGRRSIGATFKGLNLYLGNYIGEFLGEICLGAFFVLTGFAQLDESRFPGWLGACGIAFGILFILGALRNVTAKVQWISSLNNVLLPLWMIVLGGALLWSGQS, from the coding sequence ATGATCCTGATGGGCGGCATTTGTTTCATCGTGGGCGCGCTCGCGTTCGTCGCAGTCTTCAGCTACCTCGCCGCGAAGTTCGACTATCCACGCGTCCTCGACGGCGAAGCCGCGGATGTGCTGCCACGCCTGCGGAACGGCGGCTCGGCGATGCGCGCGGTCTGGGCTATCTACGCGTTCCTGCCGCTGCTGCTGATTCCCGGCGCACTCGCCGCCACGCTTGCGCTGCCGGCCAGTCCGGGCGCGATGACCCTCGCGTTGATATTCGCCTGCCTCGGCAGTTTCGCGATGTGTCTGGGCTTGATGCGCTGGCCGAGCATGCACTGGGCACTGGCGGGTGCGTACGCGGAATCCGGCGACGAAGGCCGGCGCAGCATCGGCGCGACGTTCAAGGGTTTGAATCTCTATCTAGGCAACTACATCGGCGAGTTTCTCGGCGAGATCTGCCTGGGCGCGTTTTTCGTACTGACCGGCTTTGCGCAGCTGGATGAAAGCCGCTTTCCCGGTTGGCTGGGTGCGTGCGGCATCGCCTTCGGAATCCTGTTCATCCTCGGTGCCTTGCGCAACGTGACGGCGAAAGTGCAATGGATATCCAGCCTTAACAATGTGCTGTTGCCGCTGTGGATGATCGTGCTGGGCGGCGCGTTGCTGTGGTCCGGTCAATCTTGA
- a CDS encoding F0F1 ATP synthase subunit epsilon, protein MATAHTVHVDIVSAEGEIFSGAASMVFAPGADGELGIAPRHAPLLTLLKAGEVRVQTPDGAEQHFFVGGGALEIQPNKVTVLADTALRAKDLDEAAALAAKQRAEDALRGATDKLEQAEALKELVRMNEQIKLIQKLRKVK, encoded by the coding sequence ATGGCCACAGCGCACACCGTCCACGTCGACATCGTTTCCGCCGAAGGCGAGATCTTCAGCGGCGCGGCGTCCATGGTGTTCGCACCGGGCGCGGACGGTGAGCTCGGCATCGCGCCGCGCCACGCCCCGCTGCTCACCTTGCTCAAGGCCGGTGAAGTGCGGGTGCAGACGCCCGATGGCGCCGAGCAGCATTTTTTCGTCGGCGGCGGCGCGCTCGAGATCCAGCCTAACAAGGTCACCGTGCTGGCCGACACCGCGTTGCGCGCCAAGGATCTCGACGAAGCCGCGGCACTAGCCGCCAAGCAGCGCGCGGAAGACGCCCTGCGTGGTGCCACGGACAAACTGGAACAGGCGGAAGCTCTCAAGGAGCTGGTACGCATGAACGAGCAGATCAAGCTCATCCAGAAGCTGCGCAAGGTCAAGTAG
- a CDS encoding toll/interleukin-1 receptor domain-containing protein — protein sequence MTHATATSLMPLSVLDDDAWDDLLSYIEERRVIPIIGPELLMVGTESGPRLLYDWLAEKLAKRLNVDLSQLPGKYTLNDVVCWFLASRGRREEAYVRLRGILKDANFEPPEALRRLAAIPEFDLFVTTTFDGLLEAAINRERFGGAPSTEVISYAPNRVVDLPSERDRLQRPVVYHLFGRLSASPTYVISDEDLLEFICALQSEHLAPEKLFHELEHNHLLFIGSNFTNWLARLFLRMAKRQRLSDPRDVGEIMADDHTSEDERLVSFLQQVSVRTRIYVGAERFVAELHDRLAARRRSSAAPAHAAGPTRFLPPAREMPDNAVFISYAREDLPAVQQIKTGLEAAGITVWFDMDRLESGDDYDRKIQRNIARCSYFIPVVSATTQRRLEAYFRREWSYAMDRVRNMADGALFILPVTIDSTNAANALVPDKFKALHFTELPGGAVTPEFAQRLGDFMKARQS from the coding sequence GTGACCCACGCCACCGCCACGTCCCTCATGCCGCTGTCCGTCCTGGATGACGACGCCTGGGACGATCTGCTGAGCTACATCGAAGAGCGCCGGGTCATCCCGATCATCGGGCCCGAGCTGCTGATGGTGGGCACGGAATCCGGACCGCGGCTGTTATACGACTGGCTGGCCGAAAAACTCGCGAAGCGTCTCAACGTCGACCTGAGCCAGCTGCCCGGCAAATACACGCTGAACGACGTCGTATGCTGGTTTCTCGCCTCCCGCGGCCGGCGTGAAGAAGCCTATGTCCGGCTGCGCGGCATCCTGAAGGACGCCAATTTCGAGCCGCCCGAAGCACTGCGCCGCCTGGCGGCAATCCCGGAATTCGATCTGTTCGTCACGACCACGTTCGATGGACTGCTCGAGGCGGCCATCAACAGGGAGCGCTTCGGCGGCGCGCCATCCACCGAGGTGATCTCGTACGCCCCGAATCGCGTGGTGGATCTGCCCTCCGAGCGCGACCGGCTGCAACGGCCGGTGGTCTACCACCTGTTCGGGCGGCTGTCCGCATCGCCGACGTACGTGATTTCCGACGAGGACCTGCTGGAGTTCATCTGCGCGTTGCAGAGCGAACACCTCGCGCCGGAGAAACTCTTCCACGAGCTCGAACACAACCACTTGCTGTTCATCGGCAGCAATTTCACCAACTGGCTCGCGCGGCTGTTCCTGCGCATGGCCAAGCGCCAGCGGCTCTCCGACCCGCGTGACGTGGGTGAAATCATGGCGGACGATCACACCAGCGAAGACGAGCGCTTGGTCTCGTTCCTGCAGCAGGTGAGCGTGCGCACGCGCATCTACGTCGGCGCAGAACGCTTCGTCGCCGAGCTGCACGATCGCCTGGCTGCCCGTCGCAGGTCGTCGGCCGCGCCCGCGCACGCGGCAGGCCCCACACGTTTCCTGCCGCCCGCGCGCGAGATGCCCGACAACGCCGTGTTCATCTCCTACGCGCGCGAAGACCTGCCCGCCGTCCAGCAGATCAAGACGGGCCTCGAAGCCGCGGGGATCACCGTCTGGTTCGACATGGATCGCCTGGAATCGGGCGACGACTACGACCGCAAGATCCAGCGCAACATTGCGCGCTGCTCCTATTTCATCCCCGTGGTCTCCGCGACCACGCAGCGCCGGCTCGAAGCGTATTTCCGCCGCGAGTGGAGCTACGCGATGGACCGCGTGCGCAACATGGCCGATGGCGCGTTGTTCATCCTGCCGGTCACCATCGATTCCACGAATGCCGCCAACGCGCTCGTGCCCGACAAATTCAAGGCGCTGCATTTCACGGAACTGCCCGGCGGCGCCGTGACACCGGAGTTCGCGCAGCGCCTCGGCGACTTCATGAAGGCGCGCCAGTCATGA
- a CDS encoding DUF488 family protein yields MTIRIIRLGTPRAVAEGTRLGTVRRPPRGVPKADFARLDWYDVWFPVLAPSAGLMKIAQAAESDRQWAAFFRKYRAEMAAPAASQSLDVLAALSSHASLSVGCYCENEQYCHRSQLRALLLERGAKVE; encoded by the coding sequence ATGACCATCCGCATCATCCGGCTGGGAACGCCGCGGGCCGTCGCCGAGGGCACGCGCCTCGGCACGGTGCGCCGGCCCCCGCGCGGCGTACCTAAAGCCGATTTCGCCCGGCTCGATTGGTACGACGTGTGGTTTCCGGTGCTCGCCCCCAGCGCCGGGCTCATGAAAATCGCGCAGGCCGCCGAATCGGACCGGCAATGGGCGGCGTTCTTCCGGAAATACCGCGCCGAAATGGCGGCGCCCGCCGCCAGCCAGTCGCTCGACGTGCTGGCTGCTTTGTCCAGCCACGCCAGCCTGTCGGTGGGCTGTTACTGCGAAAACGAGCAGTACTGCCACCGTTCGCAACTTCGGGCTCTGCTGCTTGAAAGAGGCGCCAAAGTAGAGTAG